A region of Chitinophaga horti DNA encodes the following proteins:
- a CDS encoding ROK family protein, which translates to MSDRQVLYKKSLIKHLYFSRELSCADLSLLTEKSLPHTSKALYELVENGQVVESGYASSTGGRRPQMYSLKPDIMYIISVAMDQFVTRIGLLDMYNRFVGEQKEIALDLSASPDALQQLGTNLVDFIRETGIEKERIAGIGIGMPGFVDVTKGVNYSFLDAGHGNITDYLEMLTGVPVLIDNDSSLIALAELRLGAARNRPNAMVINIGWGIGLGMILDGGLFRGESGFAGEFSHIPLFTNNKICNCGKMGCLETETSLSVIAEKAITGIREGRTTQMKDLSMDNLEETFRKIMDAAVKGDKYAVELVSQAAYHIGRGVAILIHILNPGLIVLSGRGALAGRLWLAPVQQALNEHCIPKIAEHIEITISPLGYEAERLGAAALVMEHFDEKKFLRKGQHL; encoded by the coding sequence TTGTCCGACCGGCAAGTATTATACAAGAAGTCGCTGATAAAGCATTTGTATTTCAGTAGGGAGCTGTCCTGCGCGGACTTAAGCCTGCTTACTGAAAAAAGTCTTCCGCATACCTCCAAGGCGCTGTATGAACTCGTGGAAAATGGGCAGGTGGTGGAATCTGGTTACGCCAGTTCTACCGGTGGTCGCAGGCCGCAAATGTATTCCCTGAAGCCCGATATCATGTATATCATTTCAGTGGCGATGGACCAGTTCGTAACCCGCATCGGGCTGCTGGACATGTATAACCGTTTTGTAGGCGAACAAAAAGAAATTGCACTGGATTTATCAGCCAGTCCGGACGCGCTGCAGCAGCTGGGTACAAACCTGGTAGACTTCATCCGCGAAACGGGTATCGAAAAAGAAAGGATTGCAGGGATTGGCATTGGTATGCCGGGTTTCGTAGACGTTACTAAAGGCGTCAACTATTCCTTCCTCGACGCCGGTCATGGCAACATTACCGACTACCTGGAAATGCTTACAGGCGTTCCTGTACTGATCGATAACGATTCCAGCCTGATCGCGCTGGCAGAACTCAGACTGGGCGCGGCGCGCAATCGTCCCAATGCGATGGTGATCAATATCGGCTGGGGCATTGGTTTAGGGATGATCCTGGATGGCGGCCTGTTTCGCGGTGAGAGTGGTTTTGCCGGAGAGTTCAGTCACATCCCGCTTTTCACTAACAATAAGATCTGTAATTGTGGAAAGATGGGCTGCCTGGAAACAGAAACCTCCCTTTCCGTAATCGCTGAAAAAGCCATTACAGGTATACGGGAAGGCCGCACCACGCAGATGAAGGACCTGTCGATGGACAACCTCGAAGAAACTTTCAGAAAAATTATGGACGCAGCCGTAAAAGGCGATAAATATGCGGTTGAACTGGTGTCACAGGCCGCTTATCACATCGGGCGGGGCGTCGCTATTTTAATACATATTTTGAACCCGGGATTGATCGTGTTGAGCGGGAGGGGTGCCCTGGCCGGAAGGCTCTGGCTGGCGCCCGTGCAGCAGGCTTTGAATGAGCACTGCATTCCGAAGATCGCGGAGCATATCGAAATCACTATCTCGCCCTTAGGATATGAAGCAGAACGCCTCGGCGCCGCTGCACTTGTGATGGAGCACTTTGATGAGAAAAAATTCCTGAGAAAGGGCCAGCATCTGTAA
- a CDS encoding T9SS type A sorting domain-containing protein, whose translation MKQFYVLMLLLWGMQPVFAQVRVSMLVPKPGQRVGNQLLIEGYAASSAGAIVSVKASVNTRTATMNITQLPYFFGQFNFDTLPPGPLQLHIIATDNQQHQKDTIINIVRDTPPVITVESPTADDIGRPLLRFKASAVDNGGQVAAMELNFASRQYRFTGNDIDTLIDVSAEAAPLRIIAYDTTGNTSSVDVDFYYNVDPVTQPVFTSPSGYKILDYANSKALTYNYQAGTFIYDLGTGQSTKVTDSIYLSPLHYTRRSAWITPLGAFFTGNYGLYYNVYEWTSGTVKLLQEQAWTANAAGHYIVWTSYIGDSLFLRNQATQTTVFIDKGVKHADVDSAGNVAYIIGPAIYRYSQGAKTVMLFEDKPNAYFTYVNVDGQYAAYNQVSPYGESGAGYYDGAVGKVYLQLRDDNLEDYDEGRIGLNNGHLMLAKHVSGYDSYTYVYRQLAGDSLKLLHTTHRFYKYGSSILANIQGINKRGDAIIYSNNFTTQPELLYFPANGDSARLLGRRQLDVYPEGDKWYASYQNELYRLMLDSLYEKDALPFTKPLLMNASAVFGVKDFTSHFEGPEYGSGQLMKIKITRLPTWGVLRNRSGAQVGITGQELTRADLEGLRYVPYQNVIGADTIRWAGSNGIEYGQQAAITLIVHPELDAQPKLAGLDSNYCSATASDRIAITNYPPVKWRTAVSVMVDGVPVSTDSIFFIEPAALAAGRHAVTVRFRHPLDSISTTAYFNVGGTCNLKLPGGLELLHAYPNPFTTQFTLQGLHPAKRYGLSLHDISGNAKFTAVANYQANIVLSPPTTLPKGIYYLKVYDFTLSKVTGVSVVIKQ comes from the coding sequence ATGAAACAATTCTACGTTTTAATGCTGCTCTTATGGGGCATGCAACCCGTATTCGCGCAGGTACGTGTCTCGATGCTGGTACCTAAGCCTGGCCAGCGTGTGGGCAACCAGTTATTGATAGAAGGTTACGCAGCTTCCTCCGCTGGTGCGATCGTGAGCGTAAAAGCGAGCGTGAACACCCGTACTGCAACGATGAATATTACACAGCTGCCTTACTTCTTCGGCCAGTTTAATTTTGATACACTTCCTCCCGGCCCGTTGCAACTGCACATTATCGCCACCGACAACCAGCAGCATCAGAAAGATACCATCATCAACATCGTTCGCGACACCCCGCCCGTGATCACCGTCGAATCGCCCACAGCGGACGATATCGGCCGGCCATTACTGCGCTTCAAGGCCAGCGCAGTGGATAATGGGGGACAGGTTGCAGCGATGGAACTCAACTTCGCATCCCGCCAATACCGGTTTACCGGTAACGATATAGATACCTTGATCGACGTGTCGGCAGAGGCGGCGCCGTTAAGGATAATAGCCTATGATACTACTGGTAACACCAGCTCGGTCGATGTGGATTTTTATTATAACGTCGACCCGGTGACGCAGCCTGTATTTACATCGCCGTCGGGTTACAAGATACTGGATTATGCAAATAGCAAGGCCCTGACGTACAATTACCAGGCAGGAACTTTTATATATGACCTAGGTACCGGTCAAAGTACGAAGGTCACGGACAGTATTTATCTTTCGCCCCTGCATTATACGCGCCGCTCCGCCTGGATTACCCCACTGGGTGCTTTCTTTACGGGCAACTACGGCCTTTACTACAACGTGTACGAGTGGACGAGCGGCACCGTAAAGCTCCTCCAGGAGCAGGCCTGGACTGCCAACGCGGCAGGTCATTACATCGTCTGGACCAGTTACATAGGCGACTCCCTGTTCCTGCGCAACCAGGCTACGCAGACGACGGTGTTCATCGATAAAGGCGTGAAGCATGCAGATGTAGATTCCGCAGGGAACGTCGCTTACATTATTGGTCCGGCCATCTATCGTTACAGTCAGGGTGCAAAAACGGTGATGCTGTTCGAAGATAAGCCGAATGCTTACTTTACCTATGTGAACGTTGATGGTCAGTACGCAGCATACAACCAGGTGTCGCCGTACGGCGAATCTGGCGCTGGTTATTATGATGGAGCGGTTGGTAAAGTGTACCTGCAGTTGCGCGATGATAATCTTGAAGACTATGATGAAGGGCGAATCGGTTTGAACAACGGCCATTTAATGCTCGCCAAACATGTTTCGGGGTATGACTCGTATACTTATGTGTACAGGCAGCTGGCGGGCGACTCGTTAAAGCTGTTGCATACGACACATCGCTTTTATAAATATGGCTCATCAATTTTGGCGAACATACAAGGCATCAACAAACGTGGTGATGCCATTATCTATAGTAATAATTTCACCACGCAGCCCGAGCTGCTGTACTTTCCGGCAAATGGTGATAGTGCGCGGCTGCTGGGCCGGCGGCAGTTGGACGTATACCCGGAAGGCGATAAATGGTATGCATCTTATCAGAATGAATTATACCGGTTGATGCTCGACAGTTTGTATGAGAAAGATGCGTTGCCCTTTACGAAGCCGCTACTCATGAATGCATCCGCCGTATTCGGCGTGAAGGATTTTACCAGTCATTTCGAAGGACCTGAGTACGGATCAGGGCAGTTGATGAAGATCAAGATCACCCGGCTGCCGACCTGGGGCGTGTTGCGCAACAGGAGCGGTGCGCAGGTGGGCATCACCGGCCAGGAGCTTACCCGCGCCGATCTCGAAGGACTGCGCTACGTGCCTTATCAAAATGTGATTGGCGCGGATACTATTCGCTGGGCGGGATCGAACGGTATTGAATACGGGCAGCAGGCGGCTATTACGCTGATTGTGCATCCGGAATTGGACGCGCAGCCCAAACTCGCCGGACTGGATAGCAATTATTGCAGCGCCACTGCCAGTGACAGGATCGCCATCACTAATTATCCACCCGTTAAATGGCGTACCGCCGTGAGTGTGATGGTCGACGGTGTGCCCGTATCCACAGACAGCATTTTCTTTATCGAGCCTGCTGCACTCGCCGCAGGAAGGCATGCGGTGACCGTGAGGTTCAGGCATCCGCTGGATTCCATCAGCACAACCGCTTATTTCAACGTTGGTGGTACCTGTAATCTAAAACTGCCAGGTGGCCTGGAGCTCTTGCATGCCTATCCGAATCCGTTTACGACGCAATTTACCTTACAGGGGCTGCATCCCGCGAAGCGGTACGGCCTTTCGCTGCACGACATCAGCGGCAACGCGAAATTTACCGCCGTGGCCAACTACCAGGCGAATATCGTATTGAGTCCGCCTACAACACTGCCTAAAGGCATTTATTATCTGAAAGTTTATGACTTTACCCTGAGTAAGGTGACGGGCGTGTCGGTAGTGATCAAACAATAA
- a CDS encoding epoxide hydrolase family protein, which yields MYQITPFRIDVPQSDIDDLTYRLKYTRWTDEPRAAGWNYGTNPQYLRELAEYWLESYDWRAHEAILNTFPQFIADIEGVKIHFLHIKASGNKPVILSHGWPDSFYRYYKVIPLLVEAGFDVVVPSLPGFGFSDKVALNNEETADIWVKLMGALGYQAFFAAGGDFGATITKAMANLYPNSVKAIFLTDLGYISQNEQLENKTPAEEQYIRETQDWLMKEGAYAMAHSTKPQTLGYALNDSPVGLASWIIEKFYTWSDCRGNLDNSFTKNELLTNIMIYWITQTINTSIRSYQVRSRAATTFRKVTVPTAVALFPADSQPPREYAERFANVQRFTVVPRGGHFAPLEEPELWVREARDFFDDYVNFRL from the coding sequence ATGTACCAGATAACGCCTTTTCGGATAGACGTTCCCCAATCGGACATCGACGACTTAACGTACCGCCTCAAATACACCCGCTGGACCGACGAGCCACGCGCCGCCGGCTGGAATTATGGCACAAACCCACAATACTTACGCGAACTGGCCGAATACTGGCTGGAAAGCTATGACTGGCGTGCGCACGAGGCCATTCTTAATACATTTCCACAATTTATTGCAGACATCGAAGGCGTTAAAATACACTTCCTGCATATAAAGGCCAGCGGCAATAAACCTGTAATTCTCAGCCATGGCTGGCCGGACAGCTTCTATCGCTATTATAAAGTGATCCCGCTGCTCGTGGAGGCAGGTTTCGATGTAGTCGTGCCGTCGCTGCCCGGCTTCGGCTTTTCGGACAAAGTCGCCCTGAATAATGAGGAAACCGCCGACATCTGGGTAAAACTGATGGGCGCACTCGGTTACCAGGCCTTCTTCGCGGCTGGTGGCGACTTCGGGGCTACCATTACCAAAGCCATGGCGAACTTGTATCCTAATAGCGTAAAAGCCATTTTTCTCACCGACCTCGGGTATATTTCACAGAACGAGCAGTTGGAAAACAAAACACCGGCAGAAGAGCAATACATCCGTGAAACCCAGGACTGGCTAATGAAAGAGGGGGCGTATGCGATGGCGCATTCCACCAAACCGCAAACCCTCGGCTATGCCCTTAACGATTCGCCTGTAGGGCTGGCATCGTGGATAATCGAAAAATTTTACACCTGGAGCGACTGTCGCGGCAACCTGGACAATAGTTTTACGAAGAACGAGCTGCTCACCAATATTATGATCTACTGGATCACGCAGACCATCAACACCTCCATTCGCTCCTACCAGGTGCGCAGTCGTGCTGCTACCACGTTCCGCAAAGTGACTGTGCCCACAGCCGTCGCTTTGTTCCCCGCCGATTCGCAGCCACCGCGGGAGTACGCGGAGCGTTTTGCGAACGTGCAGCGTTTCACAGTAGTGCCCAGGGGCGGTCACTTTGCGCCGTTGGAGGAGCCGGAACTGTGGGTGAGGGAGGCGCGTGATTTCTTCGATGATTACGTTAATTTCAGGTTGTAG
- a CDS encoding YwqG family protein: MWQSRRKQAPAPLDMATVAGDLSVPVQLAEQWPQIAATCRPYLQITAQAGKTALDAGKFGGYPCIPKDYAYPTDAQGEYLFPLAQFNFAQMPLLPGYPADGLLQFYVSPDTLLIDYDDVPPPATVKIIYFTPEQVREPLQDFSFLHDLMQDELRPVIAPQVLTFVRQDDYMGIGDHHTPGGAFDADEFCNQYLPQKEQLLEFIHEQFFKQGHKMGGYASFIDEDPRAWEPAMKGYVPLFQMVPQEGATPDDGVRQFFIHPDDLAARDFSRVVYHWDAW, encoded by the coding sequence ATGTGGCAATCCCGCAGGAAACAGGCGCCCGCCCCACTTGATATGGCTACCGTGGCCGGCGACCTTTCCGTACCTGTTCAACTGGCCGAACAATGGCCGCAAATCGCCGCCACCTGCCGGCCTTACCTGCAAATTACCGCGCAGGCGGGCAAAACAGCTTTGGACGCAGGTAAGTTTGGTGGATATCCCTGTATCCCGAAAGACTACGCATATCCAACCGATGCTCAGGGAGAATACCTGTTTCCGCTGGCCCAGTTCAACTTCGCACAAATGCCGCTCTTGCCCGGTTACCCCGCTGATGGGCTGCTGCAATTTTATGTATCGCCCGACACCCTGCTGATCGATTATGATGATGTACCGCCACCGGCTACCGTGAAAATCATTTATTTCACACCGGAGCAGGTGCGGGAACCTTTGCAGGACTTCAGCTTCCTGCACGACCTGATGCAGGATGAGTTGAGACCCGTTATCGCGCCGCAGGTACTAACTTTTGTGCGACAGGACGACTACATGGGCATAGGCGATCACCACACCCCCGGCGGCGCGTTCGATGCAGATGAATTTTGTAATCAATACCTGCCGCAGAAAGAACAGTTGCTGGAATTTATCCACGAACAGTTTTTTAAACAGGGGCATAAAATGGGCGGATATGCGAGTTTTATTGATGAAGATCCCCGTGCATGGGAGCCCGCGATGAAAGGATATGTGCCGCTTTTCCAGATGGTGCCGCAGGAAGGCGCAACGCCCGACGATGGCGTGCGGCAGTTCTTTATTCATCCGGACGACCTGGCGGCGCGCGACTTTTCGAGAGTGGTTTATCACTGGGACGCCTGGTAG
- the uvrA gene encoding excinuclease ABC subunit UvrA → MQQPQKSGFVRVKGAREHNLKNVDLEIPRDALVVFTGVSGSGKSSLAFGTLYAEAQRRYLESVSPYARRLFHQMAVPEVDEIEGLPPAVALQQQRGAPTTRSSVGSVTTLSNLLRMLYSRAGDYPKGQSIIYAEAFSPNTPEGACPQCHGLGRIYDVTEKSMVPDDSLTIRERAVAAWPTAWHGQNLRDILITLGYDVDRPWKELPKKERDWILFTEDQPVVPVYPGYTHEEVKRAIKRKEEPNYMGTFTSAQRHVMHTFANTQSPMMKKRAQQYMLSSDCPQCHGKRLKRESLSVKFAGYDIAEIAAIPLERLYEIVLPFAKGNIKKDPAHPEKALVAQRISEDLAARIEVLLKLGLGYLSPERSTPTLSPGELQRLRLATQVRSNLFGVVYVLDEPSAGLHPADTRSLLEALDGLKAAGNSLFVVEHDLDVVRHADWIVDVGPNAGEKGGEVLYSGAPAGLAKVKHSITRQYLFRELAHQSSAGRDPKGWLHLKDVSRNNLHQLEVKFPLGVFTAVTGVSGSGKSSLVSQVLIELVATHLGQTVTEEEQTELMEKRPVTTGGHIVSGMETIKRLVQVDQKPIGRTPRSNLATYTGLFDHVRKLFADTPLARQRKYDAGRFSFNIAKGRCKHCEGEGFVMVELLFLPSVYSPCPTCEGKRYNDKTLEVKYKGKNIAEVLNMTVDAARSFFEEDASVHRSLTVLHEVGLGYLRLGQPATELSGGEAQRIKLATELQRVGRGNTLYILDEPTTGLHPSDTDKLIIQLNGLVEAGNTVIVVEHNMRVVAGSDWVIDIGPGAGEKGGKVVAQGRPAEVAKHTKSKTAPHLQQFLSGTDK, encoded by the coding sequence ATGCAACAACCACAAAAGTCTGGCTTCGTGCGGGTGAAAGGCGCTCGGGAACATAACCTGAAGAATGTAGACCTGGAAATACCGAGAGATGCACTGGTCGTATTTACGGGCGTTTCCGGCTCGGGCAAATCGTCGCTCGCATTTGGCACTTTATACGCAGAAGCGCAGCGCCGTTACCTCGAATCTGTTTCACCCTACGCCCGCCGCCTGTTTCACCAGATGGCCGTGCCGGAAGTAGACGAAATCGAGGGATTGCCACCCGCCGTAGCGCTCCAGCAGCAACGCGGCGCGCCTACCACGCGCTCCTCCGTAGGCAGCGTTACTACACTTTCGAACTTGTTACGCATGCTGTACTCCCGTGCAGGCGATTACCCGAAAGGACAATCAATCATTTACGCCGAAGCCTTTTCGCCCAATACACCCGAAGGTGCCTGCCCGCAATGCCACGGCCTCGGGCGCATATACGACGTAACGGAAAAGAGTATGGTGCCCGACGATTCGCTCACCATCCGTGAAAGAGCTGTAGCCGCATGGCCTACAGCCTGGCATGGACAAAACCTCCGCGACATCCTTATCACGCTTGGCTACGACGTAGACCGGCCGTGGAAGGAGTTACCGAAGAAAGAACGTGACTGGATCCTGTTTACAGAAGATCAACCGGTGGTGCCGGTATATCCGGGCTATACGCATGAAGAGGTGAAGCGCGCCATCAAACGGAAAGAAGAGCCGAATTACATGGGCACGTTTACCAGTGCGCAACGCCACGTGATGCATACGTTCGCCAATACTCAAAGCCCGATGATGAAAAAGAGGGCGCAGCAATATATGCTGAGCAGCGACTGCCCGCAATGTCACGGCAAACGCCTGAAACGGGAATCGTTGTCGGTAAAGTTCGCGGGCTATGACATCGCGGAAATCGCCGCTATACCACTCGAACGACTCTACGAAATCGTGTTGCCTTTCGCGAAAGGTAATATCAAAAAGGATCCCGCGCATCCGGAAAAGGCGTTGGTAGCCCAGCGCATCAGCGAAGACCTGGCCGCCCGTATCGAAGTGCTGCTCAAACTCGGTCTCGGCTACCTCTCCCCCGAACGCAGTACGCCCACGCTATCGCCCGGCGAGCTGCAACGTTTACGCCTGGCAACGCAGGTACGCTCTAACCTTTTTGGTGTTGTGTACGTACTGGACGAACCCTCTGCCGGCTTACATCCCGCTGATACACGATCGCTACTGGAAGCGCTGGACGGACTCAAGGCCGCCGGCAACTCGCTGTTCGTGGTAGAACACGACCTCGACGTTGTACGCCACGCCGACTGGATCGTCGACGTAGGCCCGAATGCCGGTGAAAAAGGCGGTGAGGTGTTGTATAGCGGTGCCCCGGCCGGACTAGCCAAGGTAAAACATTCCATCACCCGCCAATACCTGTTCCGCGAACTGGCACACCAGTCGTCTGCAGGCCGCGACCCCAAAGGCTGGCTGCATCTCAAAGATGTAAGCCGCAACAACCTGCATCAACTGGAAGTGAAGTTCCCGTTAGGGGTGTTCACCGCCGTAACCGGCGTATCCGGCTCTGGCAAATCGAGCCTGGTGAGCCAGGTGCTGATCGAACTGGTGGCCACGCATTTGGGGCAAACGGTTACAGAAGAAGAACAGACGGAACTGATGGAAAAGCGGCCGGTAACGACAGGCGGCCATATCGTATCCGGTATGGAAACGATCAAGCGACTGGTACAGGTAGACCAGAAGCCGATTGGACGCACACCGCGCTCTAACCTGGCGACTTACACCGGGTTGTTCGACCATGTACGTAAACTTTTTGCAGATACGCCACTTGCCCGCCAGCGTAAATACGACGCCGGACGCTTTTCGTTCAATATCGCTAAAGGTCGGTGTAAACATTGTGAAGGCGAAGGTTTTGTGATGGTGGAACTGCTGTTCCTGCCCAGCGTGTACAGCCCCTGCCCGACCTGCGAAGGCAAACGGTATAATGATAAAACACTCGAAGTCAAATACAAAGGCAAAAACATTGCAGAAGTCCTGAACATGACGGTGGATGCGGCCCGTAGCTTCTTTGAAGAAGATGCATCCGTACACCGCTCACTGACTGTTTTGCATGAAGTTGGCCTCGGCTACCTGCGCCTGGGACAACCCGCCACGGAGCTTTCAGGCGGCGAGGCGCAGCGTATTAAACTGGCCACGGAACTGCAACGCGTGGGGCGTGGCAATACGTTATACATTCTGGATGAACCTACCACGGGTCTGCACCCTTCGGATACGGATAAGCTGATCATACAGTTAAACGGATTAGTAGAAGCCGGTAATACGGTGATCGTAGTGGAACACAATATGCGTGTGGTAGCGGGCAGCGACTGGGTGATCGATATTGGTCCGGGCGCTGGCGAAAAGGGCGGCAAGGTGGTTGCCCAGGGCCGGCCGGCAGAAGTGGCGAAACATACAAAAAGCAAAACGGCACCGCATTTACAGCAATTCTTGTCCGGAACTGATAAATAA
- a CDS encoding TlpA family protein disulfide reductase — MIKRYLLLLVSLAGYYTASSQHIVTKAGSETWYRITKKANVGMTEASSTDVRIKVKAATDTSLLLNCTITDIRDTLNGSPFGTASREVNTYSSNSLQSLALVNQSFDYTFVPGKVPDQPGIAALFAKAADRWSLKTDNRQMMQNNARTSLLDVNMIFPNVPKPLRELPPSFISADSSTIYEVTERTGKTTTLQATSNPATARQGHTFRKLLTYDNNTGLLLSGTFHQDIKENKDFPLFITTSVQQITAKEARASSLNQDLVDAVIKASYYSQALRPGPEVDSTLLENYIAQYDPILSNNDQYNVGKLGLVQGAKMTDKYRRYDQLLQKVPNSALANSYSHLFNKAQALKELDADGTYDVLKYMSRNTRTYNDWIQNSFAQSFLPMLDTAEAQKSWKANGASDEEVRDLMHKVRNSRATATKLIAMLVNDKDTVLSREVLPLYLWSQVKTQVNDKAALMQTVAKLESVSDGGDRGNQHRYALLVYQELKKAGYHAEATQLLNNTIQRLEKRVKDSLDITRHLQQNMLAYTYKIKSDEATDPNTSLNYLAKAAYYSPKNNSEKAHNSFYDRVFLNSEESYRIAFSAALLKQGSTNEALKILSDQLTVDPGMLTELKQSFGQSAPDKDFYSFLHDVVIRNWKTVPTFALQSADGNSTFKLEDYKGKWLLIDFWGTWCAPCRQELPKVNKFAQSVKNSPDIAFLSVACHDRAEAVTTFMDQEKYTFDAAMSDNKIEKNYAVSGYPSKFLVSPSGHMLEIPFGKDWEGIVALFTAVKPKTATEKASLKQTKSL, encoded by the coding sequence ATGATAAAGAGATATCTTCTGCTACTCGTATCCCTCGCAGGTTATTACACCGCTTCGTCACAGCACATTGTAACGAAAGCGGGCAGCGAAACATGGTACCGCATTACTAAAAAAGCCAACGTGGGCATGACTGAAGCCAGTTCCACCGACGTACGCATCAAAGTAAAAGCAGCTACCGACACCAGCCTGCTACTTAACTGCACAATCACCGATATCAGGGACACGCTTAATGGAAGCCCCTTTGGCACGGCCTCCCGGGAGGTAAACACTTATTCATCAAATTCTCTGCAGTCGCTTGCGTTGGTCAACCAATCGTTTGATTACACGTTCGTGCCTGGCAAGGTGCCTGATCAACCGGGCATTGCAGCTCTGTTCGCAAAAGCTGCCGACCGATGGTCGCTGAAAACCGACAACCGGCAGATGATGCAGAACAATGCCCGCACGAGCCTGCTGGATGTCAACATGATTTTCCCGAACGTTCCGAAACCACTGCGCGAGTTGCCACCCTCTTTTATCTCGGCGGATAGTTCCACTATTTACGAGGTGACCGAACGTACAGGCAAAACCACCACGTTGCAGGCAACCTCCAACCCTGCTACCGCAAGGCAGGGCCATACGTTTCGTAAACTGCTGACGTACGATAACAATACAGGCTTGTTACTTTCCGGCACGTTTCACCAGGATATCAAAGAAAATAAAGACTTCCCGCTTTTCATTACGACGAGTGTGCAACAAATCACCGCAAAAGAGGCACGCGCATCCTCCCTTAACCAGGACCTGGTAGACGCGGTAATAAAAGCGAGCTATTACAGCCAGGCTTTACGTCCCGGACCGGAGGTGGATTCTACCCTCCTCGAAAACTACATCGCACAATACGATCCGATTTTGAGCAACAATGATCAGTATAATGTAGGAAAACTAGGCTTGGTACAGGGTGCAAAAATGACAGACAAGTACCGCCGGTACGACCAACTGCTGCAAAAAGTTCCGAACAGCGCGCTCGCCAACAGCTATTCCCACTTGTTCAACAAAGCACAAGCCCTGAAGGAACTGGATGCAGACGGCACTTACGATGTACTGAAATACATGAGCAGGAATACCCGGACTTACAACGACTGGATCCAGAACTCTTTCGCCCAAAGCTTTCTGCCGATGCTGGACACGGCAGAGGCACAAAAATCATGGAAGGCCAATGGCGCGTCCGACGAAGAAGTGAGGGACCTTATGCATAAAGTTCGCAACAGCCGCGCTACCGCTACTAAGCTCATCGCCATGCTGGTGAACGATAAGGACACCGTACTTAGCCGCGAAGTACTGCCGCTTTACTTATGGTCACAAGTCAAAACGCAGGTAAACGATAAAGCCGCCCTGATGCAGACCGTCGCTAAACTCGAATCTGTCAGCGATGGCGGCGACCGTGGTAACCAGCATCGTTACGCGCTGTTAGTCTACCAGGAGCTGAAAAAAGCCGGCTATCATGCAGAAGCCACACAACTCCTCAATAACACTATCCAACGCCTGGAAAAGCGCGTGAAAGACAGCCTGGACATTACCCGCCACTTACAGCAAAACATGCTCGCTTATACCTATAAGATCAAAAGTGACGAGGCGACCGATCCTAACACATCATTGAATTACCTGGCGAAGGCGGCTTACTATTCTCCGAAAAACAATTCGGAAAAAGCGCATAATAGCTTCTACGACCGTGTATTCCTGAACTCCGAAGAAAGCTATCGCATTGCGTTTTCCGCCGCGTTGTTAAAACAAGGCAGCACGAACGAAGCGCTTAAAATATTGTCAGACCAGTTAACGGTGGATCCGGGTATGCTTACGGAACTGAAGCAATCGTTCGGACAATCCGCGCCGGACAAGGATTTCTACAGCTTCCTGCACGATGTGGTGATCAGGAACTGGAAAACAGTGCCAACGTTTGCTTTACAGAGCGCCGATGGCAACAGCACTTTTAAACTGGAAGACTATAAAGGTAAATGGCTGCTGATCGACTTCTGGGGCACCTGGTGCGCACCATGCCGGCAGGAATTACCGAAAGTCAACAAGTTTGCGCAAAGCGTAAAGAACAGTCCGGATATCGCATTTCTTTCGGTGGCCTGTCACGACCGTGCAGAAGCGGTGACAACCTTCATGGACCAGGAAAAGTACACCTTTGATGCAGCCATGTCGGACAACAAAATTGAAAAGAATTACGCAGTGAGTGGTTATCCATCCAAATTCCTGGTAAGTCCTTCGGGTCATATGCTCGAGATCCCTTTCGGGAAAGACTGGGAAGGGATAGTCGCCTTGTTCACCGCCGTAAAACCTAAAACAGCAACCGAAAAAGCCAGCCTTAAACAAACGAAATCTTTATAA